The following is a genomic window from Amycolatopsis australiensis.
GACCCGGTCCCCGAGCTCGCCGGCGATCGCGTCGGCAACGGCTTGGGTGCCACCCGCCACGCGCGTCTCCTGGGCACCGTTCTCGGTGTTCATCATGAAGTCGATGCCGCCCGAGGTGCTGATCTGGTGCAACGCCTTGAGCAGCGAGACGTGGCTGAGGTCTTCGGCGAACACCAGCGTGAAACCGAGCTCGAACACGTGCCGTGCCTCGGCGACACGGCAGTTCCTGCGCAGCCAGTGCCCCAACGTGGTGCTGTCCCATTCGGCCGCCTTGCCGGCCCGCCAGGGAGCCGCGGCCGGCACGGTCGCCGCCATCCGCTCGAGCCGGAACTGGGCCTGGGCGAAGTCCAGCAAGGCGAGCGGCCGCATGGGCGGGATGGTGCCGCCGTACGTCCGTCGCCGGCCGCCCCGGAGGTAGATCGTCCTGCCGTCCGTGTACGTGGGGAACGTCTTGAGTCCCAGCTCCGACAGCAGGTCGGCCATGGCGGTGTGCTTCGGCCCGATCCATTGGCCGCCGCCCTCGCTGATCACCCCGTCACCGGCGTCGAGGTTGACCAGGCGTCCGCCGGCGCGGTCGTCGGCCTCGAGCACGAGCACCGAGTGCCCGCGCCGCACGAGCCGGCGGGCGGTGACGAGGCCGGACAGGCCGGCGCCGGCCACGACGAAGTCGGTGGTGAGCGTTTCGGTCACGTGATTCTCCGATCCTCAGGCGATCTCGCCGACACGGCCAATCGGGCGTACGGGACGCACCGGCTGTTCCCGCAGGGCCGCCGCGACCGCCGCCACCAGCCGGTTCGTGGCTTC
Proteins encoded in this region:
- a CDS encoding flavin monoamine oxidase family protein codes for the protein MTETLTTDFVVAGAGLSGLVTARRLVRRGHSVLVLEADDRAGGRLVNLDAGDGVISEGGGQWIGPKHTAMADLLSELGLKTFPTYTDGRTIYLRGGRRRTYGGTIPPMRPLALLDFAQAQFRLERMAATVPAAAPWRAGKAAEWDSTTLGHWLRRNCRVAEARHVFELGFTLVFAEDLSHVSLLKALHQISTSGGIDFMMNTENGAQETRVAGGTQAVADAIAGELGDRVRLGSPVTSIEQDARGVLVRSAGLEARCRRVVVAMTPADAGRIKFLPELPTRRAKLQRAWRNGGERKICVVYERPFWRDRGLNGSAITDLPIAHYVVDNSPPDATKGILMTFIGTAASGSFQWTDAVLDNADARRDAFVDDLVTLFGAEARKPERYLEKSWIAEPWIAGVAALRTPGVLTNYTDAATAPVGRVHWAGAETSVEFESYMEGAVRAAERAVAEVDAAGR